The proteins below are encoded in one region of Paraburkholderia phenazinium:
- a CDS encoding ABC transporter substrate-binding protein yields MKQNNLLRAARITTLVAAAAVSMVGANVARAEIPNKTLVYCSEGSPAGFDPAQYTTGTDFTANTFTVYNRLVEFERGGTKVEPGLAESWDVSPDGKTYTFHLRHGVKFQTTTYFKPSREFNADDVVFTFTRMLDPTMPFNKAYPAQFPYFTDMGLDKLIAKVEKVDPYTVRFTLKEVNAPFIQNMAMEFASIQSAEYADSLLKAGKAPDLNQKPVGTGPFIFRSYTKDATIRFDGNPDYWKPNEVKISKLIFAITPDAGVRVQKLKRDECQVMSYPRPADIAPLKTEATLAMPSQPGFNLGYLSYNVQHKPLDKVEVREALDMAINKKAIIDSVYQGAGQSATNPMPPTQWSYDKNLPSQSYDPEKAKALLAKAGLSSGFDITLWAMPVQRPYNPNARLMSEMIQADWAKIGVRAKIVTYEWGEYIKRAHAGEDDTMLIGWTGDNGDPDNWLGTLLGCEAINGNNFGKWCYKPFDDLVQKGRTTIDQGERTKIYTQAQQIFAQQLPFSPIAHSTVYQPVSKKVIDMRIEPLGYVRFDGVGVQ; encoded by the coding sequence ATGAAGCAAAACAACCTGTTGCGCGCCGCGCGGATTACCACGCTCGTCGCCGCTGCAGCGGTATCGATGGTGGGCGCCAATGTCGCGCGTGCCGAGATCCCGAATAAAACCCTGGTCTACTGCTCAGAAGGCAGCCCTGCGGGTTTTGACCCAGCGCAATACACCACGGGCACTGACTTCACGGCCAACACGTTCACCGTCTACAACCGCCTCGTCGAGTTCGAGCGCGGCGGCACCAAGGTCGAGCCGGGCCTCGCCGAAAGCTGGGATGTCTCGCCCGACGGCAAGACCTACACCTTCCATCTGCGCCACGGCGTCAAGTTCCAGACCACCACTTACTTCAAACCGAGCCGCGAGTTCAATGCGGACGACGTCGTCTTCACGTTCACGCGCATGCTCGATCCGACCATGCCGTTCAACAAGGCGTATCCGGCACAGTTTCCGTACTTCACGGACATGGGCCTCGACAAGCTGATCGCGAAGGTCGAGAAGGTCGATCCGTACACCGTACGTTTCACGCTGAAGGAAGTGAATGCCCCGTTCATCCAGAACATGGCAATGGAGTTCGCATCGATCCAGTCGGCTGAGTACGCTGATTCGCTGCTCAAGGCCGGCAAGGCCCCTGATCTCAACCAGAAGCCGGTTGGCACGGGCCCGTTCATTTTCCGCAGCTATACGAAGGACGCGACGATTCGCTTCGACGGCAATCCTGATTACTGGAAGCCGAACGAGGTGAAGATTTCGAAGCTGATCTTCGCAATCACGCCGGATGCCGGCGTGCGCGTGCAGAAACTGAAGCGTGACGAATGCCAGGTGATGAGCTATCCGCGTCCGGCCGATATCGCGCCGCTGAAGACGGAAGCCACTCTCGCGATGCCGTCGCAACCGGGCTTCAATCTCGGTTACCTGTCGTACAACGTTCAGCACAAGCCGCTCGACAAGGTCGAAGTGCGCGAGGCGCTCGACATGGCGATCAACAAGAAGGCGATCATCGATTCCGTCTACCAGGGCGCCGGCCAGTCGGCCACGAATCCGATGCCGCCGACCCAATGGTCGTACGACAAGAACCTGCCGAGCCAGTCGTATGACCCGGAAAAGGCCAAGGCGCTGCTCGCCAAGGCAGGTCTCTCGAGCGGTTTCGACATCACGCTGTGGGCGATGCCGGTGCAGCGTCCGTACAACCCGAACGCGCGTCTGATGTCGGAAATGATCCAGGCGGACTGGGCCAAGATCGGCGTGCGGGCGAAGATCGTCACGTACGAATGGGGCGAGTACATCAAGCGCGCTCACGCGGGTGAGGACGACACGATGCTGATTGGCTGGACCGGCGACAACGGCGATCCGGACAACTGGCTCGGCACGTTGCTCGGCTGCGAAGCGATTAACGGCAACAACTTCGGCAAGTGGTGCTACAAGCCGTTCGACGATCTGGTCCAGAAGGGCCGCACGACGATCGATCAGGGCGAGCGCACGAAGATCTACACGCAGGCACAACAGATTTTCGCGCAGCAACTGCCGTTCTCGCCGATCGCGCACTCGACGGTGTATCAGCCGGTCAGCAAGAAGGTGATCGACATGCGCATCGAGCCGCTCGGTTACGTGCGCTTCGACGGTGTTGGCGTGCAATGA
- a CDS encoding ABC transporter permease subunit, with protein sequence MFRFVLRRIGMVIPTFIGITILAFALIHLIPGDPIEVMMGERGVDPAMHAAAMHRLGLDEPLPLQYIHYLGRALHGDLGMSIITNTSVMDEFLARFPATVELSICAMLFALIVGLPAGVFAALKRGTAVDHGVMGTALTGYSMPIFWWGLILIMLFSVKLGWTPVSGRIAVEFDIPHVTGFMLIDSLLPGTDEGSFKSALSHLILPAIVLGTIPLAVVARMTRSSMLEVLREDYIRTARAKGLPPGRVIVVHALRNALIPVVTVIGLQVGTLLAGAVLTETLFSWPGIGKWLIDAISRRDYPVVQGGILLIATLVIVVNLIVDLLYGVLNPRIRHTR encoded by the coding sequence ATGTTCCGCTTCGTTTTGCGCCGCATTGGCATGGTGATTCCGACGTTCATCGGCATCACGATCCTTGCGTTTGCGCTCATTCACCTGATACCCGGCGATCCCATCGAAGTAATGATGGGCGAACGCGGTGTCGACCCGGCCATGCACGCGGCCGCCATGCATCGGCTGGGGCTCGACGAACCCTTGCCGCTGCAATACATCCACTATCTTGGGCGCGCGCTGCACGGCGATCTGGGAATGTCGATCATCACCAACACCAGCGTGATGGACGAGTTCCTCGCGCGCTTTCCCGCCACCGTTGAACTGTCGATCTGCGCCATGCTGTTCGCGCTGATCGTCGGGCTGCCGGCGGGTGTGTTTGCTGCGCTGAAGCGCGGTACGGCCGTCGATCACGGTGTGATGGGTACCGCGTTGACCGGCTATTCGATGCCGATCTTCTGGTGGGGTTTGATTCTTATCATGCTGTTTTCGGTGAAGCTCGGCTGGACGCCGGTGTCGGGCCGCATCGCGGTGGAGTTCGACATTCCGCACGTGACGGGCTTCATGTTGATCGATTCACTGCTGCCAGGCACCGATGAAGGCTCGTTCAAGTCGGCGTTGAGCCATCTGATTTTGCCGGCCATTGTGCTCGGCACGATTCCTTTGGCGGTCGTTGCGCGCATGACGCGCTCGTCGATGCTCGAAGTGCTGCGCGAGGACTATATTCGCACCGCTCGCGCCAAGGGCTTGCCGCCGGGACGCGTGATCGTCGTGCATGCGCTGCGTAATGCGTTGATTCCGGTGGTGACCGTGATCGGCCTGCAGGTGGGCACGCTGCTAGCCGGCGCGGTGCTGACCGAGACGCTGTTCTCCTGGCCGGGTATCGGCAAATGGCTGATCGACGCAATCAGCCGGCGCGACTATCCCGTCGTGCAGGGCGGTATCCTCCTGATTGCCACACTCGTGATCGTCGTGAATCTGATCGTCGATCTGTTGTACGGCGTGTTGAATCCGCGCATTCGCCATACGAGGTAA
- a CDS encoding ABC transporter substrate-binding protein: MTVSSMLFAVRQYCLPALTTLAVATACFTPLTAPAASLPDKTLVFCSEGSPAGFDTAQYTTSVEFTAGSYTVYNRLVEFVQGGTDIEPGLAEKWDVSADGLQYTFHLRHGVKFQTTSFFKPTREFNADDVVFTFQRMLDPDQPFHKAYPVPFPYFSDLGLAKNVDKIEALDPYTVRFTLKTVDAPFLQQIAMPFASILSAEYTDQLLKAGKASDINLFPVGTGPFIFRSYTKDDTIRFDGNPDYWKPGIVKVSKLIFAITVDPAVRLQKLKRGECQVMAYPRPADIPVVKADSSLAMPSEVGFNLGILGYNTTKKPLDDVQVRRALDMSINKKAIIESVYQGAGQIATNPMPPTQWGYNKSLKDAPYDVDKAKALLKQAGYPDGFDLTLWAMPVQRPYNPNARLMAEMLQSDWAKIGVKVNIVTFEWGEYIRRAHAGEHQAILIGWTGDYGDPDNWLGVLLGCDSVKGSNFSKWCYKPFDDLITAARSTTDLSQRTKDYMEAQVIFKDQVPFTPIAHSTVYQPISKDVTGFKIDPFGPTQFLGVGLK, encoded by the coding sequence ATGACAGTGTCATCCATGCTGTTCGCAGTTCGCCAGTATTGCCTGCCCGCCCTGACAACCCTGGCCGTTGCCACGGCATGCTTCACACCGCTCACCGCCCCCGCTGCCTCCTTGCCCGATAAAACCCTCGTGTTCTGCTCGGAGGGCAGCCCCGCGGGCTTCGACACCGCTCAGTACACCACCAGCGTCGAATTCACAGCCGGCTCCTACACGGTCTATAACCGGCTGGTCGAGTTCGTTCAGGGCGGCACCGACATCGAGCCGGGCCTTGCCGAGAAGTGGGACGTTTCCGCTGACGGTCTGCAATACACGTTTCACCTGCGCCATGGGGTGAAGTTCCAGACCACCTCGTTCTTCAAGCCGACCCGAGAATTCAACGCGGACGATGTCGTGTTTACCTTCCAGCGCATGCTGGATCCTGACCAGCCGTTTCATAAGGCATACCCGGTGCCATTCCCGTACTTCAGCGATCTGGGGCTTGCCAAGAACGTCGACAAGATCGAGGCGCTCGACCCGTACACGGTACGCTTCACGCTTAAAACGGTGGACGCGCCGTTCCTGCAGCAGATTGCGATGCCGTTCGCGTCGATTTTGTCGGCGGAATATACCGATCAGCTGCTGAAGGCGGGCAAGGCCTCCGATATCAATCTGTTTCCGGTGGGTACCGGGCCATTCATCTTCCGCAGCTATACCAAGGACGACACCATTCGCTTCGACGGCAATCCGGACTACTGGAAGCCCGGTATCGTGAAGGTGAGCAAACTGATCTTCGCGATCACCGTCGACCCGGCGGTGCGGCTGCAGAAGCTGAAGCGCGGCGAATGCCAGGTGATGGCCTATCCGCGTCCGGCCGACATCCCGGTAGTCAAGGCCGACTCCTCGCTGGCGATGCCGAGCGAAGTGGGCTTCAATCTCGGCATTCTTGGCTACAACACGACCAAAAAGCCGCTCGACGACGTGCAGGTGCGCCGCGCGCTGGATATGTCGATCAACAAGAAGGCGATCATCGAATCGGTGTACCAGGGCGCCGGCCAGATTGCGACCAATCCGATGCCGCCCACCCAGTGGGGCTACAACAAGAGCCTCAAGGACGCCCCGTATGACGTCGACAAAGCCAAGGCATTGCTCAAACAGGCCGGCTACCCGGACGGCTTCGACCTGACGCTGTGGGCGATGCCAGTGCAACGCCCCTACAACCCCAACGCGCGCCTGATGGCGGAAATGCTGCAGTCCGACTGGGCGAAGATCGGCGTAAAGGTGAATATCGTCACCTTCGAGTGGGGCGAATACATCCGTCGCGCTCACGCTGGTGAGCACCAGGCAATCCTGATCGGCTGGACCGGCGACTACGGCGACCCGGATAACTGGCTCGGCGTCCTGCTGGGTTGCGACTCGGTGAAGGGCAGCAACTTCTCGAAGTGGTGCTACAAACCGTTCGATGACCTGATCACCGCGGCCCGTAGCACGACGGATCTCTCGCAGCGCACCAAGGACTACATGGAGGCGCAGGTCATCTTCAAGGACCAGGTGCCGTTCACGCCGATTGCCCACTCCACCGTCTATCAACCTATCTCGAAAGACGTGACAGGCTTCAAGATCGACCCGTTCGGCCCGACCCAATTCCTCGGAGTCGGCCTGAAATAG
- the ahcY gene encoding adenosylhomocysteinase, with protein MNAAVIDSKNSQEFVVADLSLADWGRKELNIAETEMPGLMQTREEYKAQQPLKGARIAGSLHMTIQTAVLIETLTALGAEVRWASCNIFSTQDHAAAAIAKSGTPVFALKGESLDEYWEFSHRIFEWPNGEFANMILDDGGDATLLLILGSKAEKDRSVIAKPNNEEEVALYKSIASHLDADPTWYSTRLKHIKGVTEETTTGVHRLYQMETEGRLPFPAINVNDSVTKSKFDNLYGCRESLVDGIKRATDVMIAGKIALVAGYGDVGKGCAQSLRGLGATVWVTEIDPICALQAAMEGYRVVTMEYAADKADIFVTATGNYHVIGHDHLKAMRHNAIVCNIGHFDSEIDIASTRQYQWENIKPQVDHIIFPDGKRVILLAEGRLVNLGCATGHPSFVMSNSFTNQTLAQIELFTQGGKYENKVYVLPKHLDEKVARLHLARIGANLTVLSDEQAGYLGVDKNGPFKPNHYRY; from the coding sequence ATGAACGCCGCAGTCATCGATTCCAAAAATTCCCAGGAATTCGTCGTTGCCGACCTGTCGCTTGCCGACTGGGGCCGCAAGGAACTGAACATCGCCGAGACCGAAATGCCCGGTCTCATGCAAACGCGTGAAGAGTACAAGGCGCAGCAACCGCTGAAGGGCGCGCGCATCGCCGGTTCGCTGCACATGACCATCCAGACGGCCGTGCTGATCGAAACGCTGACGGCACTCGGCGCCGAGGTTCGCTGGGCTTCGTGCAACATCTTCTCGACGCAGGATCACGCTGCCGCGGCAATCGCCAAATCGGGCACGCCGGTGTTCGCGCTCAAGGGCGAATCGCTCGACGAATACTGGGAGTTCTCGCACCGCATTTTCGAATGGCCGAACGGCGAATTCGCCAACATGATTCTCGACGACGGCGGCGACGCCACGTTGCTGCTGATCCTCGGCTCGAAGGCTGAAAAGGACCGTTCGGTCATCGCCAAGCCGAACAACGAGGAAGAAGTCGCGCTGTACAAGTCGATCGCTTCGCACCTCGACGCAGATCCGACGTGGTACTCCACGCGCCTGAAGCACATCAAGGGCGTGACGGAAGAAACCACCACGGGCGTGCACCGTCTGTATCAGATGGAAACGGAAGGCCGTCTGCCGTTCCCGGCGATCAACGTCAACGACTCGGTCACCAAGTCGAAGTTCGACAACCTGTATGGCTGCCGCGAATCGCTGGTCGACGGTATCAAGCGCGCCACCGACGTGATGATCGCCGGCAAGATCGCGCTGGTCGCAGGTTACGGCGACGTGGGCAAGGGCTGCGCGCAATCGCTGCGCGGTCTGGGCGCGACCGTGTGGGTTACGGAAATCGATCCGATCTGTGCACTGCAGGCGGCGATGGAAGGCTACCGTGTCGTGACGATGGAATACGCCGCCGACAAGGCCGACATCTTCGTGACGGCCACCGGTAACTACCACGTGATTGGCCACGACCACCTGAAGGCGATGCGCCACAACGCGATCGTGTGCAACATCGGCCACTTCGACTCGGAAATCGACATTGCGTCGACCCGTCAGTACCAGTGGGAAAACATCAAGCCGCAAGTCGACCACATCATTTTCCCGGACGGCAAGCGCGTTATCCTGCTGGCTGAAGGCCGCCTCGTGAACCTCGGTTGTGCCACCGGCCACCCGTCGTTCGTGATGTCGAACTCGTTCACCAACCAGACGCTCGCGCAGATCGAACTGTTCACCCAGGGCGGCAAGTACGAGAACAAGGTGTACGTGCTGCCGAAGCATCTGGACGAGAAGGTCGCACGCCTGCATCTGGCGCGCATTGGCGCGAACCTGACCGTGCTGTCGGACGAGCAGGCGGGCTACCTCGGTGTCGACAAGAACGGTCCGTTCAAGCCGAACCACTACCGGTACTAA
- the metF gene encoding methylenetetrahydrofolate reductase [NAD(P)H], whose protein sequence is MNPLELSFEFFPPKTPDGVEKLRATRAQLAPLKPKFVSVTFGAGGSTQRGTLDTVVDMAKEGLAAAPHLSCIGSSKESLRAILTEYRSHGIRHIVALRGDLPSGMGEVGEFRYASELVSFIRAEFGDWFWIEVAGYPEYHPQARSPRHDLENFARKVKAGANSAITQYFFNADAYFRFVDDARKLGVDVPIVPGIMPITNFSQLMRFSEMCGAEVPRWVARRLESYGDDREAIRAFGLDVVTDLCQRLIDARVPGLHFYTLNNAAATKAICDRLGA, encoded by the coding sequence ATGAATCCGCTCGAACTTTCATTCGAATTCTTCCCGCCGAAGACGCCGGACGGTGTCGAGAAGCTGCGTGCCACGCGCGCGCAGCTCGCGCCGCTCAAGCCGAAGTTCGTCTCGGTCACCTTCGGCGCCGGCGGCTCGACACAGCGCGGCACGCTCGATACCGTCGTCGATATGGCGAAGGAAGGGCTGGCAGCGGCACCGCATCTGTCGTGTATCGGCTCGTCGAAAGAGAGCCTGCGCGCGATCCTCACCGAGTACCGTTCGCATGGCATTCGCCATATCGTCGCGCTGCGCGGCGACCTGCCGTCCGGTATGGGCGAGGTCGGCGAGTTTCGCTATGCGTCGGAGCTGGTGAGTTTCATTCGCGCCGAGTTCGGCGACTGGTTCTGGATCGAGGTGGCCGGTTATCCGGAGTACCACCCGCAGGCGCGCTCGCCGCGTCACGATCTGGAAAACTTCGCTCGCAAGGTGAAGGCCGGCGCCAATTCGGCGATCACGCAGTACTTCTTCAACGCGGATGCGTATTTCCGCTTTGTGGACGATGCGCGGAAGCTCGGCGTCGACGTGCCGATTGTGCCCGGCATCATGCCGATCACGAACTTTTCGCAACTGATGCGCTTCTCCGAGATGTGCGGAGCGGAAGTGCCGCGCTGGGTGGCGCGCCGGCTGGAGAGCTACGGCGACGACCGCGAAGCGATTCGCGCGTTCGGGCTCGATGTGGTCACGGACCTGTGTCAGCGTCTGATCGACGCGCGCGTGCCGGGGCTGCATTTCTACACGCTCAACAACGCAGCGGCCACCAAGGCCATCTGCGACCGCCTGGGCGCTTAG
- a CDS encoding LysR family transcriptional regulator, which translates to MELRALRYFVEVVRQQSFTVAAEQMFVTQPTISKMVKSLEDEIGSPLLLRDGRQMVLTDAGRIVYQRGQDVLAAHAQLQAELNDLDTLGRGELTIGIPPMGGSLFTPAIAAFRQQYPKIELKLFEQGSRAIEAALINGELELGGVLQPVDPEHIDVLPMTRQLLWLVARRGSRWDGLQRVPLAGLASEPFVFYGESLALNDVVLNACRAAGFAPTIVGRSGHWDFMAALVLAGVGIALLPAPYCRRLDATQFTCRPVVDPEIPWEMAVGWRRNGYLSHAARAWLEVAREILPSQPGDDLMHWPDIGITGLAPTDSGPAGA; encoded by the coding sequence GTGGAACTTCGTGCCCTGCGCTATTTCGTCGAAGTCGTGCGCCAGCAAAGTTTTACCGTGGCCGCCGAGCAGATGTTCGTCACCCAGCCAACCATCAGCAAGATGGTGAAGTCGCTGGAAGACGAAATCGGCTCGCCGCTATTGCTGCGCGACGGCCGTCAGATGGTGCTCACTGACGCCGGTCGCATCGTCTATCAGCGCGGCCAGGATGTGCTCGCCGCGCACGCGCAGTTGCAGGCTGAACTCAACGACCTGGACACGCTGGGCCGTGGTGAACTAACTATCGGGATTCCGCCAATGGGCGGATCCCTCTTTACGCCCGCAATCGCCGCCTTCCGGCAGCAATATCCGAAGATCGAGCTGAAACTGTTCGAACAAGGTTCGCGGGCCATCGAAGCGGCACTGATCAATGGCGAGCTCGAACTGGGAGGCGTGCTGCAGCCGGTTGACCCCGAACACATCGACGTGCTTCCAATGACGCGCCAGTTGCTGTGGCTCGTCGCGCGCCGCGGCTCGCGCTGGGACGGCCTGCAACGGGTGCCACTCGCGGGCCTGGCGAGCGAGCCATTCGTCTTCTACGGCGAAAGCCTCGCGCTCAACGACGTCGTGCTGAACGCGTGCCGCGCAGCAGGCTTTGCGCCGACTATCGTCGGGCGCAGCGGCCACTGGGATTTCATGGCGGCGCTCGTGCTGGCAGGCGTCGGCATCGCGCTGTTGCCCGCGCCCTATTGCCGGCGCCTCGACGCGACGCAATTCACCTGCCGCCCAGTGGTCGACCCCGAGATTCCGTGGGAAATGGCGGTCGGCTGGCGGCGCAACGGCTACCTCTCGCACGCCGCGCGCGCATGGCTCGAAGTGGCGCGCGAAATCCTGCCCTCCCAGCCCGGCGACGATCTGATGCATTGGCCCGACATCGGCATCACCGGGCTTGCGCCGACCGACAGCGGGCCGGCCGGCGCCTAG
- a CDS encoding phage holin family protein encodes MTVLLTWVINALALLIITYLVPSIHIRSFGTALIVAVVLGLINTVLRPVLILLTLPVTIITLGLFILVVNALCFWLCASLLKGFEVSGFWSAFIGSILYSIVSWLLSALILGNRSFG; translated from the coding sequence ATGACCGTGCTGCTGACCTGGGTGATCAACGCGCTCGCGCTCCTGATCATCACTTACCTCGTCCCTTCGATCCACATCCGCAGCTTCGGCACCGCGCTGATCGTCGCCGTGGTGCTCGGGTTGATCAACACCGTGCTGCGCCCAGTGCTGATCCTGCTGACGCTGCCCGTGACGATCATCACGCTCGGCCTCTTCATTCTGGTGGTCAACGCACTGTGCTTCTGGCTGTGTGCATCGCTGCTGAAGGGCTTCGAGGTGTCGGGCTTCTGGTCGGCGTTTATCGGCTCGATCCTGTACAGCATCGTTTCATGGCTGCTGTCCGCGCTTATCCTCGGCAACCGCAGTTTCGGCTGA
- a CDS encoding ABC transporter permease subunit, with the protein MADIQNTVPQSVTPPSGRALAAREFWANFSRNRGAVSAGVVVLLLIFVAIFAPLIAPHSPIEQYRDYVKIPPAWLDGGNWKFILGTDEAGRDILSRLMYGARLSFWIGFVSVVLALIPGIVLGLIAAFFEKWADTPIMRIMDVLLALPSLLLAVAVVAIIGPGLLNTMFAIAIVALPGYVRLTRASALGELQKEYVTASRVAGAGTFRLMFSQVLPNCTAPLIVQATLGFSSAILDAAALGFLGLGVQPPAAEWGAMLASARDYIDNAWWIVTLPGLSIVISVLAINLLGDGLRDALDPKLKRMA; encoded by the coding sequence GTGGCAGACATTCAAAACACAGTCCCCCAGTCAGTGACCCCGCCAAGCGGCCGGGCGCTGGCCGCCCGTGAGTTCTGGGCAAACTTTTCGCGCAACCGCGGCGCGGTATCGGCCGGTGTCGTGGTGCTGTTGCTGATCTTCGTGGCGATCTTCGCTCCGTTGATCGCCCCGCACAGCCCGATCGAGCAGTACCGCGACTACGTGAAGATCCCACCCGCCTGGCTCGACGGCGGCAACTGGAAGTTCATTCTCGGTACCGACGAAGCGGGCCGGGACATCCTGTCCCGCCTGATGTACGGTGCGCGCCTGTCGTTCTGGATCGGCTTCGTCTCGGTCGTGCTGGCGCTGATCCCGGGTATCGTGCTCGGCTTGATCGCCGCGTTTTTCGAGAAATGGGCCGATACGCCGATCATGCGCATCATGGACGTGCTGCTTGCGCTGCCGTCGCTGCTGCTTGCGGTGGCGGTGGTGGCGATCATCGGTCCGGGGCTCCTCAATACGATGTTCGCTATCGCGATCGTCGCGTTGCCGGGTTATGTGCGTCTGACGCGGGCGTCTGCGCTCGGCGAGTTGCAGAAGGAGTACGTGACGGCTTCGCGCGTGGCGGGCGCCGGCACCTTCCGGTTGATGTTCTCGCAAGTGCTCCCGAACTGCACTGCGCCGCTGATCGTGCAGGCTACACTCGGCTTTTCGTCGGCGATTCTCGATGCCGCCGCGCTCGGCTTTCTCGGCCTCGGCGTGCAACCGCCGGCGGCGGAGTGGGGGGCGATGCTGGCGTCGGCGCGTGATTACATCGATAACGCGTGGTGGATCGTGACCTTGCCTGGCTTGTCGATCGTGATCTCGGTGCTGGCGATCAATCTGCTCGGCGACGGCCTGCGCGACGCGCTCGACCCCAAACTGAAACGGATGGCTTAA
- a CDS encoding glycosyltransferase family 2 protein gives MLPISIIIPCYNAAATLARTLDSCVIQPEAAQIIVVDDGSTDRSIEIARYYGERDPRIGLLQMPANGGAARARNWAALHATQPLLAFIDADDDYLPGALAAASGYLEQNPTEASIRLDVEYAGFPAEITAHPDFAEHAATLSNTVPSSLIIRRAVYAALGGFPMDAFFRRNGGEDGAFSWALRELFGNRRLGDARRVRMHYHQGIHAERYFRICFGMQAPVAADVEESFRLSGQFVEAARANIAQLRSLSGPAGTPA, from the coding sequence ATGCTGCCCATTTCGATCATCATTCCCTGCTACAACGCGGCGGCGACCCTCGCCCGTACGCTCGACAGCTGCGTCATCCAGCCCGAAGCGGCGCAGATTATCGTCGTGGATGACGGCTCGACCGATCGCTCGATCGAGATCGCGCGCTACTACGGCGAGCGCGATCCGCGCATCGGTCTGCTGCAGATGCCAGCGAACGGCGGCGCCGCGCGGGCACGCAACTGGGCCGCGCTACATGCCACGCAACCTTTGCTGGCCTTTATCGACGCGGACGACGACTATCTCCCCGGCGCGTTGGCAGCCGCGAGCGGCTATCTGGAGCAGAACCCCACGGAAGCCTCGATCCGGCTCGACGTTGAATACGCCGGCTTCCCGGCGGAAATCACCGCGCATCCGGATTTCGCGGAGCACGCCGCAACGCTGAGCAACACGGTGCCGAGCAGCCTGATCATCCGGCGGGCGGTCTATGCGGCGCTGGGCGGTTTTCCAATGGACGCCTTTTTCCGCCGCAATGGCGGAGAAGACGGCGCGTTTTCATGGGCCCTGCGCGAACTGTTCGGTAACCGGCGCCTGGGCGACGCCAGGCGCGTGCGGATGCATTACCACCAGGGCATCCATGCGGAGCGCTATTTCCGCATTTGCTTTGGCATGCAGGCGCCAGTCGCGGCCGATGTCGAGGAGTCGTTCCGGCTGTCCGGCCAGTTCGTCGAGGCCGCCAGAGCAAACATCGCGCAACTGCGCTCGCTGAGCGGCCCGGCCGGTACGCCGGCTTAG